The stretch of DNA TGGCCAgagccgacttggccaaatatggccacatttgggTCAGGGCCTGAttagtcaaattttggtcagggTTGACTCGACTAAATTCGTCAGCcgggaccgacttgactgaaTATGGTCAATTTTTGATCACAgccgactaagttgaatatagtcaaatttcgttcGGGACTTAGTCGACCGAATACAGCTAAATTTGGGCAAGTGCCGACTTGAACAAAatttggtcatgaccaactcgactgaatttggccaaatttaggttatgaccgactcgcctaaatatgaccaaatttcgatCGCGATCAATTCtgccgaatacgaccaaattcagACCAGGACCAACTCGGCCGAATTTCGGTCGTGGCCGACTCCGTTGAATACagccaaatttcgatcgtgaccgactcatttgaatacgaccaaatttcagCCTAGGTCGTCTCAGccaaatatgaccaaatttgggtcaggGCTGACTCGACCAAATCTCAATCGGGGCCAACTCAattgaattcgaccaaattttgactgGAGCCAACTAGGTTGAATACAGCCAAATTTTGGTTGCGGTTGTCTCGGccgaatacggtcaaattttgtctaggtcgaCTCAGCCAAATGCAGACAAATTTGGATGGGGATGAACTCAACcaaatacttccaaattttgtccaggaccTGCTGGGCCAACTTTCGATCGAgaccgacttgacagaattcggccaaattttgtatagggtcacgccaactcaatcaaatacgacaaAATTTAGAATAGTCAGTCTCAACTTTTAtcctaacctaaccaaaaatataaactaaaaatttagattggatattttttattatccattttgaaaatctagatttagagaatgaatatccaattcataaaatatataaaatatatatcagattgatatccatatccaataaaatgtattttaaattgattgaatttttaataaaatagatattaaatggattaaatcatagaaaaaaatagattggattataaaaaatggatttttttgCCACCCTTGATTAGAATTTTGTGACACATCTCTTCGCATATTGAATGTCAGAAtagaaaaccaataaaaaaatattgtctgtCAACATCTAAACACTTTTTTTCTAACATCCATGTAATGGTAGCAGACATCTGCAAAAGCTTCAAATTACTGTTGTTGCATAAGGTTAGCTTTCCTATTTTCGGTAAAATAATGTcctttctcttccttcttttgATCAATAAGAAACTATTATCTGAAGAAGGATAAACAGCAAAGAAGAACCTTAGTTATACTGCAACCAGTAAACCAAATCaccattattttatgaaagaatcaagtatTTCAGTGCAATATTGTGACATGTgcgacgtgggacgtgagacataggatgtgggacgtgagacgtgggacgtgagataGAGGACGTGAGAcggtgagacgtgagacgtaggACGTGGTAAGTCAAACGTGAGACAACGTGGGACGAGAGacgacgtgggacgtgagacgtgagacatgggacttgggacatgggacgtgagatgtgggacgtgggacgtgcgaCGAGAGACGTGAGAAGTGGGACATGAGACGTGGAACGTGGAACGTGGAACGTGGAACGtggaacgtgggacgtgagacgtgggacgtggaacgtgggacgtgagacgtgggacgtggaacgtgggacgtgggacatgagacgtgagacgtgagacgggGAGACGTGAGAGTCGTGGGACGTGAGAGACGTGCGACatgcgacgtgagacgtgagacgtggaacgtgggacatgagacgtgaaacgtgagatgtgagagacgtgagacatgagacgtgagagaCGTGTGACATGCGACGTGAGGCGTGACAGACGTGAGACATGCGACGTGAGATGAGAGACGTGAGAGATGCGACGTGAGATGAGAGACGTGAGAGACATGcgacgtgagacatgagacgaGAGACGTAAGGCGTGAGAAGTGAGACGTGCAACGACGTGCAACATGCGACGTGcaacgtgggacgtgagacgtccGTAAACACTAAaccttaaaatttatattcataaactttaaaccttacaatttaatttaaaatttcagaagtttaataaaagaattgttaatgtatccataaatttgtactaacaaatttaaattatactcttgtaaaaaaatgtattaataaaaagagattaaaaacatataaaagtgaaagaataaaaatatgaggataaaagtaataattaatgtttatttaacacataaaaataaaaattatgaggataacaacaataatttatatttattgaactctTAAATGAGCGGAAGGAAGTAGAGGATGATATGAAAAGTTAAACTAAGGATGggaaaaaatctaattttcatgatCCAATCTATTTTTGCTATGATTCAATCccataatattcattttattaaaaatccaatccattttatatgatttggatatcaatctgatctacattttatatattttatggatatACTTATGGATAGTATATCCATaatctaaatctagattttcaaaatggataatccaaaatatccaatctaaattttcagtttatattttttgttaggttaggctaaaggttgagacggactagcccaaatttagtcgtatttgattgagttggtgTGACCATATAAAAAATTTGGCTGAATTAGGTCACAttctgtcaagtcggtcccgatcAAAATTTGGCCCAACCAGTCCTAGACAAAAATTGGAAGTATTCGATTGAGTTCaccccgacccaaatttgaTTGCACTGGGATGAGtcgacctagacaaaatttAACCGTATTCGCTCGAGACAActgcgaccaaaatttggctgtaTTTAGCCTAGCTGGCTCcagtcaaaatttggtcgaattcaatcgagttggccccgattgagatttggccgagtcggccctgacccaaatttggttgtattcaaatgagtcggtcacaatcgaaatttggccgtattcaactGAGTTGGCCATGACCGAAATTCGGtcgaattcagtcgagttggttccggtcaaaattcggtcgtgttggcctcaaccaaaatttgactgagttggtcttggcctgaatttggtcgtattcgacAGTGTCGATCGCGatcgaaatttggtcatatttagaCGAGTCGGTCCTGACCTAAATTTGaccaaattcagtcgagttggtaatgaccaaaatttggttgagtcggcactagcccaaatttagccgtattcgGTCGTGTAAGTCCTGgacgaaatttgactatattcaacttagtcaGTTGTGATCGAAAATTGGCCATGTTCAGTCAAGTCGATCCCGGCCGACGAATTTAGTTGAGTCAACCCTGACCGAAATTTGACTGATCAGGCCCTGAcccaaatgtggccatatttggcctatttggccaagtcgactctggccaaattttggtcgtattaggcaaaatcAGCCCTGGCCAAAATTCAGTCAAATCCCGTCAAGTCGATCTCCactgaaattttgtcaagtcgaccttggtccaaatttggtcacgtcatccccgaccgaaattcgttcgaaagtcatccaagtttattccatgctgaaatttggcctcgTTGGCCCGACAAAAAATCTGCCAAATTCTATTGTGTTAGCCCtatggacacaagttttaaaaaatttaatttgaatttattttatgaaaaatagatttcggattttgaacttgattcaaatatttagatctggatttaaacttgatctaaatatttgaatctggatttaaacttgatctaaatatttggatctgaatttttaaaaaatccaatctactttttttgaaaaaatggatttggatcgaaaatctaatccaattatttggatccaaaatggatgtggataagatcattaaaaatcaaatccatGATCGCCCCTAGTGACAGGGATGACAACGAGGCGGGGTGgggacgagtttcgctatcACATACCCATcctctaaaaaaaattcatccttaTCTTCACCGGGTAAcagtataatctcgtacccatacccgtacccgttttctaactacttcaatattaatttttataaaagaaaaaaaatatcatgataaaggaaacataataatcaaatattcaatattaggaggatggttgtttcttcgatatcaaatactttgaaataaattataattgtttacattttagattagaataccaaataatatttcatgagaaccaaaacatttattaaatttgaaaactgcaAACAATAATGAAACTCacttgataaaattaaaaattattttagaaaatataaaaggaaaacaaatattcaaattaaaatattttttaaatgtttctttacttcaattttttaaattgtaatgaatatcttttttatataataatagttataatacatcacttgatcaaaatgacacaaagaacaaataataaacataataataaaattttgacatggatcttgtatcttttgaactccaatatatgttggatagtgataatattcatggcaattacatcaaatttttatattgtagtaaataaaaattatttatacaattataatgaaaaaattacagtatgattgataatgagttaaaaaataagaaataattagataaaatatattgaaataatattctacacgatcaaaataaacaataaataaaaatattaacaaattaacaaatgtgtgtcttagaaataatttgagaaatcATTGAAataaatcgcacaaaggaaatcaaatgtataattaagggtatgataaaaggaaaaatgccttagagatctaagtaaacatttcaaatatcaacatatatactcaattgttgaaaaataacaaaaattgttttaacgaaacaaaagagaaaaaatgaataataataagtaaaacatttttttatattaccttaaattgggagtattaaacattttcatgtgaaaggaaaatatacaataaataaaaatattaaaaaataatagaaatattgaaGTGTGaggaataaattttttttaattgacatacatcattttaacataattacataaaggttatgataagatgaaaaatatattgatgatatgaatgagtttcatgacaaacaaaataattaaaagaaataaaaaatagaaagttatatatatatatatatatatatgattacttaattaatcgtgaatattttaataatttgaacgGGGATGGAGATATGACGGAAACGaatattatggcgggtatatatatatatatatatatatatatatatatatatatatatatatatatatatatatatatatatatatatgattaccTAATTAatcttgaatattttaataatttgaacgGGGATGGAGATATGACGGGaacgagtattatggcgggaATATGTACATCCACatactcatccccatacccaattgaaaaagtcggagatttctcatacccatacccagccAATGCGGAAATTCCCCGTCAAGATGATGATGAGTTCCTACAATACCCACTGAAAtagatttatttgtcatctctaaatAATATGACAATATAATAACCACATAAAGCACTCAACCCGCCACATAACCAAGTTAacaataaaaactcaattacaaaaattaaatttattaagtactcaATATATCACAAAAATTATGGAGAACTTTATTGAAAATTTCCAAATTTGTAAggaatttaaaacataattaaaccttaataatatttataaaattttgaaaattttcagataaaacataaacaaaagaCACGCGTGAATAGTAAGCTTTCATACATgttcataaatttttatacttttcaattaataaaaaagtatattcgaaaatgttaaaaaaatttgctaTCACAAAAGATGTTTAAAAGGGTCACATAGTAATTGATTGGGCACGCAGAATTGGAAGTGGTATTTGAGTTGGCAAAACAAATCTCAATCTCAACTCAAGCCCATCAAATTCACCAATCAAAAGATAATTAGCAAAGCAATTTTAATCACTAACCAACCAATCATTAATCCAAGCAAAGCAAAATTGGATtcagaacaaaaaaataaaataaaataaaaataaaaaaacagataaataacgatgtatatatatgtatatatatatatatatatatatatatatatatatatatatatatatatatatatatatatatatatatattatatttcagcAACAACAACACAACCTCTGTGAATCATAGTATACGCTAATTTTGTTGTGTCCTACTTCAGTACTTACAACGTATTTCCCAATCCAAAAACCCATCCCAAACAAAGTCTTCTATGGAAGCACTCTCCTTCATCTCCGATTCTTCTTCGCTCCTTTTTCGCACTCCTTCTACTTCCTCTGCTGTGAGAACCCTTCCACTTTCTTTCTTCAAAATCACCCAAAACTCTCACTCCCACCTTCTCCCTCTTCGTGTTTCAAACACCGATGGCGATGAAACCACCAGTGATTTCGCTTTAGCTTCTCAGCCTCAGGTTGTCGCATgctacttttttctttttctttagcaTATTCATTAATTTGTTCACGCACCCCTTAAATCAAAATCTGTACTTTAACTCTATAATTTGAAATTGGAATATTCTGATCAAACGACTCTCCTGCTAAAACCCTATTCACGGTTTTATTCCgcgttttgtttttttttgttatttattgttactgGTAATTTGAACAAAGTTCTACCTATGAGATCATGATACTGCTAGCCTATGTTATTTATTTGGCTAGAAATGGAATGTGATGAATTTCCCTCTTTTTTAGTTccttattgtttttatttcagtCTTCATGCAGATTCCATAGTAAGGCTGAATTGGGTCGTTAATTGGTCATTGCTTTTTTTGATCTTATGCATCATAATCAACAGATAACTTATCATTGAATTTTGACTTTGTTGGGTTCCATTTCTTTATGAAGGAAAACTTGAGCCATTCTGAGGCTGAGAGTTCTGAAGACGATCAAGATGCGCCACTACAAATGAACATGTCATGGACAACTGTTTCAAGCCCAGGAGGAGGTGGAAGTGCATCGGGTGGTGGCACCAGGGCTGGACTTTTCAGAACTCCTATTTCTGGTGGTGTGCAGAGTGCCACATCGGCTCACGGTTTACCTAGACCTGCTTTAGCAGTTCGTAACCTGATGGAGCAGGTAAGCTGCTTGTGTTATTGCTGGTAAAATCTAAATGAGTATTTGTGTATTCTGCTGTGTAGAACTGAATCTTGCCCAGTTACAATCACGGATCCCCTTTATTAATTTTCTACTGCCTTTTTCGTCTGTAATCAAGGCAAGATTTGCTCACTTGTGCACTGTAATGTCTCGTATGCACCACCGACGAGAAGGATATCCATTTGGTTCTCTAGTTGATTTTGCACCAGATTCGATGGGTCGTAAGTCAattattcttcattttcttgatTAGTTACTGCCGTTCAGTCATGAATATTTGATGCATTTATGGATTTCAGTGTCTAGTTGTGTATCCATGGAGTTGGAAGTTCTCCCCAAGGTACATGTTTGATACAATCATGATAATAAGCATATGGTTGTCTCAGCTAAGTTGGTGGGGATCaggataaataaattattataaattgggCAGGCGTTACTGAGGATTTCAGTCTAGTATTGATCCTTGCTGAGAAAAGAGTGAGAATGTGATAGGAACTTAAAATAGGGTGATCAAGCACCTTACAAGGGTAGCCATCcgataatagtaataatactatAACATAGAAGCAGGAAGATAAGTATGGAGATTGTGCAGCTGAACTGAAGAGAATACTTCAGCCCACCCGAACCTTTCCACCTCACTCAATTCTTACCTATTTCCTAAATTCTTCCTCCCCCTCTTTACCCCATGGCCCACAGTTCAGGTATATCACCACTAACATGTGACAACTATCTGTTTTGTTACAAAATTCTCGCCCTCTTGTCTATGTTTTATAAACTAGACTAGTCATGAAAGGTTAAAGGCATTTGTTCATCCACTTGTGATTGAAACGTTCGTATTTAATGTCTAATAAATATTATAGCTTATCAAGTATAAACTAACATAGAGCCATAAAGTTATagttaggtgaaattttgaattaGCTTAAAATGACCATATTGTATGCCTTGCAAGATAAAAAGGTTATAATGAAAAGCTAATAATTCATTCATACATGGCCTTTATATGTTGACAGTGGACTTTATTTGGCTGAGCAAATATTTAGGttggattaaaaattaaaaaagaaaccaAAACAACCATTTCATACCATCAGTTTTCTGAACCATCTGGTCTGTTGTTTTTAATCTCCTTTCTTACATACATAGTCCATCACTTCAATTTAGCCCATCTTTCGTTTTTGTAGCATAATCGTGTGCCATGAGTAAGAGTATGTGGAAACTGGGGATGAGATTTATGTTCCTCCTTTAGTTGGAAAATGGGCATGAATTACACAGCATTCCAATCTAATTGACTTATTTTGATACTACACaaacataaagaaaataaagaacgCATGAAAGATTCAGTCCACTCAAGATGCTTGTGTTATAAAGTGTTCCTTGATTTATCTCCGATATCCGTCTCATGGTGATAGTTCCTAATTTTGGAGCACTTAAGATTTCTTTTCTGTTTGTGGTGTTTATCTATAAATGCcttatattcttcttttgtagatcctatattttcattttctcctcTTGCAATTCACACAAGGAATTTGTTGGCTGACCCAAGATGCACACTGGTTGTTCAGGTTTGAAATATGACATTTCCTATTTAAGCTTTTAGATTTCCAATTCTTGTTTTCTCCATTTTTTGGGTTTTATTGAcagttatattttttagataCCTGGATGGAGTGGTTTGTCCAATGCAAGGGTAACTATTTTTGGGGATGTCTATCCACTTCCGGAAGATCAACAGGTTGTTTGCTGagtaatttgtttttgtggATTAGAAAATGTGCACTTGTTTGTACCTTCAATTATTCATTTAGAGATACTTCTGAGTTAAAGGTTTATCTGTGCATTTCATGGTATCTATTTGACTTATTTGTACTTAACAGGAATGGGCTCATAAGCAGTACATTGCGAAACATCAACAGGGTCCTTCTCAACAGTGGGGAAACTTCTACTATTTTAGGATGGAGAGTATAAGGTTGGGTCCTTTCCAGTTATATCTATGGGATGTATCCagtaattttttgttatttctttttacgAGTGAAAGGTGTGAATCTTGATTATGCAATCATACATGGATGGTCGACATTATTTACtcaagattaaaaaaaaaagaccacCTAAAATCACACGATCATTTAAAGTCACATGACTTTTGAgttttaatattgattatttCTTGTATGCTTTAATAGTGAATTGGTTCCTCCCACTTACACATAAAAGTGACTCTCATTTGATATTTGTCTGCACTCTCTTTAACACAAGCAGCTGCTGCTTGCTGCCAAGTTGATTGTATGGAACAAATAATCTTGTGTGCAAACTTTCTTGCATATTTTTTGGGGCATTTTACTTGGGCCTGCCATATAAATGTCAATCTTAGACAAAGAACCCAATAGCCTAGACACTGacaaatagtttttatttttttatttttaatggttgAATTATGAAACAACCATATTTGGGTGTTTGGTAAAGCATCAAGAACATGGGCAGGTCGATTTTATCCTTtagaatttttcattaaaattctAGTTATGGTGCTCGTGAACAATAGAGTCCATGAAGAATTGGGAaattcaatttcatcagttgtTTGGCACTGTCACTACCAACCTGTGTAGCTAATTTAATCATTTCATATTGACAGTGACATATATTTCATTGGAGGCTTTGGTACTGTTGCTTGGGTGGATGTAAAGGAATATGAAAAACTTCAACCGGATAAGATTGCAGTCGATGGTGGTGAACAGTATTTAAAGGTGAATTTTCcgatatttttttcttactacCCTTGGCGTTAAAAGGAAATAATATCTGGCTTGTGTAGGCAAAAaagtaaacaattttatatGCTCATAGAATGCTTCTCTCTTCTCCcacttaaaagaaattcatgtgATTGGTTGGGATGGGGCATTCTACTTTTTTCAGCATAGTAGCTGGAGATGGTCCAGATGGGTGGATAATACATGTGGCTCATTCAAGGTCATGGCTGGGGTTGGTTTTGTGGGGTTCTTAGTTGACCCTAGTGCTATCCCTTGGTCAATAAAGCTACCTAAAAGGATAAATTAATGTCAACCCCCCCCGGGTAAGTAACCCAATAGGGTTTTTTGTGAAGTTGAAATTAGATCTGAGTCTAGTTGTTTCAGTCAAACCTTATTCAATGGCTTTCTATAATCCATATGCTCATTGATACAATTATGTAAACCAGCCCTAGAGTTATAGCACCTCATTGCTTGGTTTTATGTTTGATTGAAATAATAGGAACTCAATGCTATCTTCTCAAAGCCCCTTAAGAAACTTCTATCTAATGAGACTGAGGTGGATGATGCTGCACTCATTTCCATAGACAGCAAAGGGACTGATATCAGGGTCCGTCAAGGTGCCCAGGTATACTTTTTCTGTCCATAGCCAGATTGTCTCTCTGATAATATCTGTAGCTGCAGTCTTTCATCTAATGTCTTTCTTGTATGCAGTTCAACATTCAGAGGATATCATTTGATGAAGGGCAGAGTGTAGAAACTTTGGAAGAAGCTAAAGCTGCTCTTAGGAAATTAATACACAAAGGAAAAGTGTACAATTTGCAGAAATAAGATGTTGGATGCCCTCTCTCCCTCTGGAACCCAACCAGTTTTCTAATCTGACTTTTTCTGGAATggttaattttatagtttttgcCTGGTTGACATGCACCAGAAAGTGTATTATATCAAGTCTGATGGTTAGAGGGCCTTTTGTGGGCTCTATCAGCATAGTCAAACTAGAAATAATATATCAGAACTCAGGTGAAATAACAGTATGCTTTTTTTCCCTAAAGAAGTTCCTTCCATGCTGTTGTATATGCTGATAATAAACCAGTCATCTCAGGTTGTTAATTCAAGATAAGACAAGTAGTTCACATttgatgtttttctttattgatttttgaaaaatgttttgatGGATCATTTCTTTGGTGTTTATCATATTCACTAATTCAAGCTTCACACACACAGCTATAGCTGTCAAAATAAGTTCATACAATGAACTAGTTTGAAAAGTCCACTAAAACAGAACAAATTAGATTGGGACTTAAATTAGATTGGagagttttttatttaatttgccTTTGAGTTGAGTGTTGTATCTTAATAtcttatataaatttgatttttctcgAAGAAACTGACAATatgtcatttatttatatatcaaattattatatttgaaatttatatttaaaatcagggaaatattttaattataaaaattttaaaaatatataattctttttttgtatttttcatttaagtttatttaattgtttcattgttttaaattttatatattgatcaAAATGACTTGATGGTCCCATGTGAGGTCAGGCAAAAAAGTTGCAACTTGTTTGAAAAACCGAGTTGAAGAACAAATTTTCTAGGTGACTTGTTTAACCGGGATAAATCAGTTCTATATAAGACacactctttattttatattaaaattatgtgtatatatattttttctctgaATTAGGTGacataagattaaaaaatatatatttgatccCTATTTTTTCCGCAAGTGAATACAACTCGAGAGAAAGAAGCTATCTTCCACGAGGTGCTCCCATGAATGAGTAAAAAAGTATCTGAAAATGGTTCtagtagaaaagaaaaataaatgccCAAATAAATGAGAAAACAGAGGATAGGTTGATTTTAAtcaatgcaataaaaataatattttttttttttacatatttctaTTCATCCATTTTTACATACATCTTAAAATGCCTACACTATGAACCACAATTCGTTActctcaataaaaaatattctagattattcaataaaaaacacatctttttcttttcaatactAAAAACTTACTCTTaagtttttacctttttctagTAAGTTTCTTCATATTCTTTTTCTCAATGGtaaccattttctttttcaaagcAAATAGACTATGAGAAAAATGGAATATACAGCAAGACAGATTGGAACAACAGTTGCAAACTGAAGAATGTAGAAGTCAGTTAGACATTAATGAAGACAAAAAAAGTGGACAAGAATTTAGTTGGCGGGTCCAACCATActctttataattattataatatcacTCAAAACCCTTCTAATCCTACACACTAACATAATCTCCCCttccaaaattattaattttagcttctgaaaaaaaaacattaaattgatCTTCAATGAAATATCAAATTCTCcctgatttatttttaaataaattacatcaataatttgtatt from Vigna unguiculata cultivar IT97K-499-35 chromosome 8, ASM411807v1, whole genome shotgun sequence encodes:
- the LOC114194584 gene encoding uncharacterized protein LOC114194584, producing MEALSFISDSSSLLFRTPSTSSAVRTLPLSFFKITQNSHSHLLPLRVSNTDGDETTSDFALASQPQENLSHSEAESSEDDQDAPLQMNMSWTTVSSPGGGGSASGGGTRAGLFRTPISGGVQSATSAHGLPRPALAVRNLMEQARFAHLCTVMSRMHHRREGYPFGSLVDFAPDSMGHPIFSFSPLAIHTRNLLADPRCTLVVQIPGWSGLSNARVTIFGDVYPLPEDQQEWAHKQYIAKHQQGPSQQWGNFYYFRMESISDIYFIGGFGTVAWVDVKEYEKLQPDKIAVDGGEQYLKELNAIFSKPLKKLLSNETEVDDAALISIDSKGTDIRVRQGAQFNIQRISFDEGQSVETLEEAKAALRKLIHKGKVYNLQK